The following coding sequences lie in one Rutidosis leptorrhynchoides isolate AG116_Rl617_1_P2 chromosome 6, CSIRO_AGI_Rlap_v1, whole genome shotgun sequence genomic window:
- the LOC139851991 gene encoding CBL-interacting serine/threonine-protein kinase 7-like, protein MAPPAPGINRSSSDGGTIILNKYQLTKLLGRGSFAKVYHGRSLIDDSSVAVKVIEKPSIADPSMESLLVREVAAMRRLNHPNILKLHEVLATKTKIYLVMELASGGELFTQLARRGRMKESTARRFFQQIVSTLNFCHQNGVAHRDLKPQNLLLDENGNLKISDFGLSALPESHKDGLLHTACGTPAYTAPEIIRRKGYDGSKADAWSCGVILFIFLAGYLPFDDSNLANMYRKIHLREFVFPDWIAKQPRIIIQKLLDPNPKTRMSFDTLMSLPWFKKSLKPDPSLEPDHYDDSQSESETETNGDELNSIKYKTKMNAFDLISMSSGLDLSAIFEEKIVRKERRFTSTASVAEIEKRVVEVGEKLGYRMKKMKDKDNWNKDVVGLVKGRVVVLAKVLEVAVELLLVEMTVVSGGGGEGFSDGEWEEMKLGFEDVVVSWYC, encoded by the coding sequence ATGGCACCACCGGCGCCCGGCATCAACCGTTCCTCCAGCGACGGCGGTACAATCATACTCAACAAGTATCAACTCACTAAACTTTTAGGTCGAGGTAGTTTCGCTAAAGTCTACCACGGCCGTTCACTAATAGACGATTCCTCGGTTGCCGTTAAAGTAATCGAGAAACCGTCTATTGCTGATCCGTCAATGGAGTCGCTACTCGTACGCGAAGTTGCGGCTATGAGACGATTAAATCATCCGAACATATTAAAATTACACGAAGTTTTGGCTACAAAAACTAAGATCTATTTAGTAATGGAACTCGCTTCAGGCGGCGAGCTTTTCACGCAGCTAGCGCGCCGTGGACGGATGAAGGAATCTACTGCTAGGCGGTTTTTTCAACAGATTGTTTCTACGCTTAATTTTTGTCATCAAAACGGCGTCGCACATCGAGATCTGAAACCGCAAAACTTGTTATTAGATGAGAACGGTAATTTGAAGATATCAGATTTCGGTTTATCGGCGTTACCTGAATCACATAAGGATGGATTACTACATACGGCGTGCGGAACTCCGGCGTATACAGCACCGGAGATCATTCGGCGGAAAGGCTACGACGGATCTAAGGCGGATGCGTGGTCGTGTGGAGTTATACTTTTTATTTTCTTAGCAGGTTATCTTCCTTTTGACGATAGCAATTTAGCTAATATGTACCGGAAAATTCATCTGCGAGAGTTTGTGTTTCCGGATTGGATAGCGAAGCAACCGCGGATTATAATTCAGAAGCTTCTGGATCCGAATCCGAAAACACGGATGAGTTTCGATACTTTAATGAGTCTACCGTGGTTTAAAAAATCACTGAAACCGGATCCTAGTTTAGAACCAGATCACTACGATGATTCACAATCGGAGTCGGAGACTGAAACTAATGGTGATGAATTGAACTCGATCAAATACAAAACGAAGATGAACGCGTTTGATTTGATATCTATGTCGTCCGGACTTGATTTGTCAGCTATTTTCGAGGAGAAAATTGTGCGAAAAGAGAGACGGTTTACGTCAACTGCAAGTGTGGCGGAGATCGAAAAAAGAGTGGTGGAAGTTGGGGAAAAATTAGGTTATagaatgaagaagatgaaggataAAGATAATTGGAATAAAGATGTGGTTGGATTAGTAAAAGGAAGAGTGGTTGTGTTGGCTAAAGTGTTGGAGGTGGCGGTTGAGTTATTGTTGGTTGAGATGACGGTGGTTAGCGGCGGCGGTGGTGAAGGTTTTAGTGACGGTGAATGGGAGGAAATGAAATTAGGGTTTGAAGATGTTGTGGTGTCATGGTATTGTTAG
- the LOC139851439 gene encoding acylamino-acid-releasing enzyme-like isoform X1, producing the protein MLLRYITNTPILTPQSYYSYSTLITQSPFSLHFPKPLLRSSSQLRTHVRIRSRMDAVGVSPAKESTVGLDSFIEDEYVSQSKLYKEFTSLSTIDKAWTFKSSNGVGTRIMFSMSQPNLLANKKKKLMLSSVISEDSNGALNVEWSPFPMEVTGASLMVPSPSGSKLLIVRNPENDSPTLFEIWGLSQLEKEIRVPQSVHGSVYADGWFEGVSWSSDESLIAYVAEEPAVRKPTFNDFGYKKDGGSDSTDKDCSSWKGQGDWEDEWGEAYVGKRQPALFVLNINSGDVRAVNGIGRSLSVGQVVWAPTVNGLHEYLVFVGWPSDTRKFGMIYCYNRPCAIYVVKAPLFGSDSTDNAKDDVSLVNVSRDTSNAFLPRFTPDGKFLVFFSAKSCIDTGAHSATQSLHKIEWTNEGAPSPSKIIDVVPVVMCPEDNCFPGMYCFDVLSKPWLSDGCTMILSSIWGSTGVIISVNVLSGKVSRITPSDSTHSWSLLSLDGNNVLAVSSSLTDVPQIKYGSLDEVESKDATWRWLDVMKPTSESQEKVKSLLSSLKFDIFKIPVKNGSHNLSKGASKPIEAIYVSSKTKRDACDPMIVILHGGPHGVSLSSFSKSLGFLASVGYSLLIVNYRGSIGFGEEALQSLLGKIGSQDVNDVLTAIDHAIDMGLANPSKIAVLGGSHGGFLTTHLIGQAPDKFAAAAARNPVCNLGLMVGTSDIPDWCFVETFGTEGISSYTEAQTPQILSAFHEKSPMSHISHVKTPTLFLLGAKDLRVPVTNGLQYARALKEKGVPVKLIVFPEDNHPISRPQSDFESFVNIGVWFKKYCK; encoded by the exons ATGCTGCTACGATACATAACAAACACTCCTATCTTAACTCCACAATCTTACTACTCTTATTCTACACTAATTACACAATCtccattttcattacatttccccAAACCCCTTCTTCGATCATCATCTCAATTACG TACACACGTCCGAATTCGCTCAAGAATGGATGCCGTAGGAGTTAGCCCCGCAAAGGAATCTACAGTTGGTCTCGATTCATTCATCGAAGATGAATACGTTTCTCAATCTAAATTGTATAAAGAATTCACAAGCTTATCTACCATTGACAAAGCATGGACCTTTAAGTCCTCCAACG GTGTGGGGACTCGAATAATGTTTTCAATGAGCCAACCGAATCTTTTAGCGAATAAGAAGAAGAAACTTATGTTATCCAGTGTCATATCTGAAGATTCTAATGGTGCATTAAACGTTGAGTGGTCCCCATTTCCAATGGAAGTTACGGGCGCATCTCTGATGGTTCCATCGCCATCAGGCTCAAAACTTCTCATAGTACGAAATCCCGAAAACGATTCGCCCACTCTGTTTGAAATATGGGGTCTGTCTCAGTTAGAGAAGGAGATTCGTGTTCCTCAATCCGTGCATGGTTCGGTGTATGCAGATGGATG GTTTGAGGGAGTTTCATGGAGCTCAGATGAAAGTTTAATTGCGTACGTTGCGGAGGAACCGGCTGTTCGAAAACCGACATTCAACGATTTCGGTTACAAAAAGGATGGTGGGTCCGATTCAACTGATAAAGACTGTAGTAGTTGGAAAGGTCAAGGGGATTGGGAAGACGAATGGGGTGAAGCCTATGTTGGAAAACGACAGCCTGCTTTATTTGTCCTGAATATTAACAG tggaGATGTTCGTGCGGTAAATGGAATTGGGAGGTCACTGAGTGTTGGACAAGTTGTTTGGGCGCCAACCGTAAACGGGTTACATGAGTATCTTGTTTTCGTCGGGTGGCCTTCAGACACTAGGAAATTCGGAATGATTTATTGCTATAATCGGCCTTGTGCCATTTACGTTGTAAAAGCTCCGTTATTTGGGTCGGATTCTACAGATAATGCTAAAGATGATGTTTCATTGGTAAATGTGAGTCGAGACACGAGTAATGCTTTTCTACCTAGATTCAC CCCAGATGGAAAGTTTCTTGTGTTTTTTTCTGCCAAAAGTTGTATAGATACTGGGGCCCATTCTGCTACACAGTCTCTTCATAAAATCGAATGGACCAATGAAGGAGCACCAAGTCCTTCCAAGATTATTGATGTC GTTCCTGTTGTGATGTGTCCCGAGGATAATTGCTTCCCCGGGATGTACTGTTTCGACGTGCTCAGTAAACCTTGGCTTTCGGATGGATGTACCATGATCTTATCTTCCATTTGGGGCAGCACCGGAGTTATAATATCTGTAAACGTGCTAAg TGGGAAAGTTTCAAGAATCACTCCTAGTGATTCGACTCATTCGTGGAGTCTACTTTCACTTGACGGCAACAACGTCCTTGCCG TGTCTAGCAGTCTTACAGACGTACCTCAAATCAAATATGGTAGTCTAGATGAGGTGGAATCTAAAGATGCCACGTGGCGCTGGTTAGATGTTATGAAGCCTACATCTGAATCCCAAGAGAAA GTCAAATCGTTACTTTCATCTCTAAAATTCGACATATTCAAGATACCCGTCAAGAATGGCTCACATAACCTCTCAAAAG GTGCCAGCAAACCTATCGAAGCGATATATGTATCCTCAAAAACGAAGCGTGACGCATGTGATCCAATGATTGTAATCCTTCATGGTGGCCCACATGGTGTTTCGTTATCGAGCTTTTCAAAGAGCTTGGGATTTCTTGCTTCAGTTGGCTATAGTTTGTTAATCGTGAATTACAG AGGTTCAATTGGATTTGGTGAGGAAGCATTACAATCACTTCTGGGGAAAATTGGATCACAG GATGTTAACGATGTCCTTACGGCTATAGACCATGCAATTGACATGGGACTTGCAAATCCATCGAAAATAGCTGTGCTTGGTGGGTCCCATGGTGGTTTCTTAACTACACACTTAATTGGCCAG GCACCGGATAAATTTGCTGCAGCTGCTGCTAGGAACCCCGTTTGTAATCTTGGTTTGATGGTCGGTACATCTGATATACCCGATTGGTGTTTTGTGGAGACGTTTGGAACCGAAGGGATTTCTAGTTATACGGAAGCCCAAACACCTCAAATTCTTTCGGCTTTTCATGAAAAATCTCCTATGTCACATATTTCACAT GTCAAAACTCCGACGTTGTTCCTCTTAGGTGCTAAAGACCTTCGTGTCCCAGTGACAAACGGATTGCAA TATGCACGCGCATTGAAGGAAAAAGGAGTTCCGGTCAAACTTATAGTGTTCCCTGAAGATAATCATCCTATTAGCAG GCCACAATCAGACTTCGAAAGCTTTGTTAACATTGGAGTTTGGTTTAAGAAGTACTGCAAGTAG
- the LOC139851439 gene encoding acylamino-acid-releasing enzyme-like isoform X2, which yields MDAVGVSPAKESTVGLDSFIEDEYVSQSKLYKEFTSLSTIDKAWTFKSSNGVGTRIMFSMSQPNLLANKKKKLMLSSVISEDSNGALNVEWSPFPMEVTGASLMVPSPSGSKLLIVRNPENDSPTLFEIWGLSQLEKEIRVPQSVHGSVYADGWFEGVSWSSDESLIAYVAEEPAVRKPTFNDFGYKKDGGSDSTDKDCSSWKGQGDWEDEWGEAYVGKRQPALFVLNINSGDVRAVNGIGRSLSVGQVVWAPTVNGLHEYLVFVGWPSDTRKFGMIYCYNRPCAIYVVKAPLFGSDSTDNAKDDVSLVNVSRDTSNAFLPRFTPDGKFLVFFSAKSCIDTGAHSATQSLHKIEWTNEGAPSPSKIIDVVPVVMCPEDNCFPGMYCFDVLSKPWLSDGCTMILSSIWGSTGVIISVNVLSGKVSRITPSDSTHSWSLLSLDGNNVLAVSSSLTDVPQIKYGSLDEVESKDATWRWLDVMKPTSESQEKVKSLLSSLKFDIFKIPVKNGSHNLSKGASKPIEAIYVSSKTKRDACDPMIVILHGGPHGVSLSSFSKSLGFLASVGYSLLIVNYRGSIGFGEEALQSLLGKIGSQDVNDVLTAIDHAIDMGLANPSKIAVLGGSHGGFLTTHLIGQAPDKFAAAAARNPVCNLGLMVGTSDIPDWCFVETFGTEGISSYTEAQTPQILSAFHEKSPMSHISHVKTPTLFLLGAKDLRVPVTNGLQYARALKEKGVPVKLIVFPEDNHPISRPQSDFESFVNIGVWFKKYCK from the exons ATGGATGCCGTAGGAGTTAGCCCCGCAAAGGAATCTACAGTTGGTCTCGATTCATTCATCGAAGATGAATACGTTTCTCAATCTAAATTGTATAAAGAATTCACAAGCTTATCTACCATTGACAAAGCATGGACCTTTAAGTCCTCCAACG GTGTGGGGACTCGAATAATGTTTTCAATGAGCCAACCGAATCTTTTAGCGAATAAGAAGAAGAAACTTATGTTATCCAGTGTCATATCTGAAGATTCTAATGGTGCATTAAACGTTGAGTGGTCCCCATTTCCAATGGAAGTTACGGGCGCATCTCTGATGGTTCCATCGCCATCAGGCTCAAAACTTCTCATAGTACGAAATCCCGAAAACGATTCGCCCACTCTGTTTGAAATATGGGGTCTGTCTCAGTTAGAGAAGGAGATTCGTGTTCCTCAATCCGTGCATGGTTCGGTGTATGCAGATGGATG GTTTGAGGGAGTTTCATGGAGCTCAGATGAAAGTTTAATTGCGTACGTTGCGGAGGAACCGGCTGTTCGAAAACCGACATTCAACGATTTCGGTTACAAAAAGGATGGTGGGTCCGATTCAACTGATAAAGACTGTAGTAGTTGGAAAGGTCAAGGGGATTGGGAAGACGAATGGGGTGAAGCCTATGTTGGAAAACGACAGCCTGCTTTATTTGTCCTGAATATTAACAG tggaGATGTTCGTGCGGTAAATGGAATTGGGAGGTCACTGAGTGTTGGACAAGTTGTTTGGGCGCCAACCGTAAACGGGTTACATGAGTATCTTGTTTTCGTCGGGTGGCCTTCAGACACTAGGAAATTCGGAATGATTTATTGCTATAATCGGCCTTGTGCCATTTACGTTGTAAAAGCTCCGTTATTTGGGTCGGATTCTACAGATAATGCTAAAGATGATGTTTCATTGGTAAATGTGAGTCGAGACACGAGTAATGCTTTTCTACCTAGATTCAC CCCAGATGGAAAGTTTCTTGTGTTTTTTTCTGCCAAAAGTTGTATAGATACTGGGGCCCATTCTGCTACACAGTCTCTTCATAAAATCGAATGGACCAATGAAGGAGCACCAAGTCCTTCCAAGATTATTGATGTC GTTCCTGTTGTGATGTGTCCCGAGGATAATTGCTTCCCCGGGATGTACTGTTTCGACGTGCTCAGTAAACCTTGGCTTTCGGATGGATGTACCATGATCTTATCTTCCATTTGGGGCAGCACCGGAGTTATAATATCTGTAAACGTGCTAAg TGGGAAAGTTTCAAGAATCACTCCTAGTGATTCGACTCATTCGTGGAGTCTACTTTCACTTGACGGCAACAACGTCCTTGCCG TGTCTAGCAGTCTTACAGACGTACCTCAAATCAAATATGGTAGTCTAGATGAGGTGGAATCTAAAGATGCCACGTGGCGCTGGTTAGATGTTATGAAGCCTACATCTGAATCCCAAGAGAAA GTCAAATCGTTACTTTCATCTCTAAAATTCGACATATTCAAGATACCCGTCAAGAATGGCTCACATAACCTCTCAAAAG GTGCCAGCAAACCTATCGAAGCGATATATGTATCCTCAAAAACGAAGCGTGACGCATGTGATCCAATGATTGTAATCCTTCATGGTGGCCCACATGGTGTTTCGTTATCGAGCTTTTCAAAGAGCTTGGGATTTCTTGCTTCAGTTGGCTATAGTTTGTTAATCGTGAATTACAG AGGTTCAATTGGATTTGGTGAGGAAGCATTACAATCACTTCTGGGGAAAATTGGATCACAG GATGTTAACGATGTCCTTACGGCTATAGACCATGCAATTGACATGGGACTTGCAAATCCATCGAAAATAGCTGTGCTTGGTGGGTCCCATGGTGGTTTCTTAACTACACACTTAATTGGCCAG GCACCGGATAAATTTGCTGCAGCTGCTGCTAGGAACCCCGTTTGTAATCTTGGTTTGATGGTCGGTACATCTGATATACCCGATTGGTGTTTTGTGGAGACGTTTGGAACCGAAGGGATTTCTAGTTATACGGAAGCCCAAACACCTCAAATTCTTTCGGCTTTTCATGAAAAATCTCCTATGTCACATATTTCACAT GTCAAAACTCCGACGTTGTTCCTCTTAGGTGCTAAAGACCTTCGTGTCCCAGTGACAAACGGATTGCAA TATGCACGCGCATTGAAGGAAAAAGGAGTTCCGGTCAAACTTATAGTGTTCCCTGAAGATAATCATCCTATTAGCAG GCCACAATCAGACTTCGAAAGCTTTGTTAACATTGGAGTTTGGTTTAAGAAGTACTGCAAGTAG